Proteins encoded together in one Thermococcus barophilus MP window:
- a CDS encoding 2-oxoacid:acceptor oxidoreductase subunit alpha — MPKFIKDVSIVLGGAAGQGIQTVEETLTRVLKLSGYNVYANKEYMSRVRGGVNTTEIRVSSEKVRAFVRRIDILIPFKRGVLPWVEKRISKNTVVLGEKENVEEEFLENVTFIEVPLSKISKEVGGSLYLNTVAAGVIAGLFHADIKVLEEYLRKRFGGKGEEVVEKNIEAAIRGYNLGRKLCEEKKVEIEVSKDESVKDDILLSGSEAVALGALAGGMNFLSFYPMSPSTGVAVFLAQHAEDFEIIVEQVEDEISAINMALGAWFAGARAMVTTSGGGFALMTEAISLAGMAENPVVVHLAQRPGPATGLPTRTMQGDLNLALHAGHGEFPRIILAPGTIEEAFYLTAEAFNLADKYQVPVIIMTDEYLVDTYYNIPDIEFDRIKVEKYVVEAEEDYKRYKLTEDGISPRAIPGYGKGVVVANGNEHDEYGDITEDEELSRIMQEKRAIRKLETIKKSAKLPKLIGDENARYLVIGWGSTFHVIREALEQLNIDDIAFLHFSWVYPLREDIREMFDGKVIIDIEGNVTGQFAQLLKRELGVEVDYKILKYDGRPFSVEEICDALKGVLK; from the coding sequence ATGCCGAAGTTTATAAAGGATGTTTCTATTGTTTTGGGTGGTGCAGCTGGACAGGGGATACAGACTGTTGAAGAAACCCTTACCAGAGTTCTAAAGCTCTCTGGTTACAACGTTTATGCAAACAAAGAGTACATGTCCCGAGTAAGGGGAGGGGTGAACACCACGGAGATAAGGGTTTCATCAGAAAAAGTTAGGGCATTTGTCAGAAGAATAGATATCTTAATACCTTTTAAGCGTGGGGTTTTGCCATGGGTTGAAAAGAGAATATCAAAGAATACGGTTGTCCTTGGTGAAAAAGAAAACGTTGAAGAGGAATTCTTAGAAAATGTAACCTTTATTGAGGTTCCATTGAGCAAAATATCTAAGGAGGTTGGAGGCTCTCTTTATCTAAACACTGTTGCTGCGGGTGTAATAGCGGGCCTTTTCCACGCTGACATCAAAGTTTTGGAGGAATATCTAAGAAAAAGATTTGGAGGCAAAGGGGAGGAAGTTGTTGAGAAGAATATTGAAGCAGCCATAAGAGGATACAATCTGGGCAGAAAGCTGTGTGAGGAGAAAAAAGTGGAAATTGAAGTGTCCAAAGATGAGAGCGTCAAAGATGATATTCTTCTCAGCGGAAGTGAGGCAGTTGCTTTAGGAGCTTTAGCTGGGGGAATGAACTTTCTCAGCTTCTACCCAATGTCACCCTCAACTGGAGTAGCTGTTTTCTTAGCGCAGCATGCAGAGGATTTTGAAATAATTGTTGAGCAGGTTGAAGATGAGATTTCTGCTATAAATATGGCTTTGGGTGCATGGTTTGCTGGAGCAAGGGCTATGGTAACAACATCTGGTGGTGGCTTTGCTTTAATGACGGAGGCAATAAGCTTAGCAGGCATGGCCGAGAACCCCGTAGTTGTTCATCTTGCCCAAAGACCCGGCCCTGCCACTGGTCTGCCAACAAGAACAATGCAGGGCGACCTCAATCTGGCTTTGCATGCAGGTCACGGTGAATTTCCAAGAATCATCTTAGCACCGGGTACCATTGAGGAGGCATTCTACCTCACGGCAGAAGCGTTCAACTTAGCCGATAAATATCAAGTTCCCGTTATAATAATGACCGATGAGTATCTTGTGGACACTTACTACAACATCCCCGACATCGAATTTGACAGAATTAAAGTGGAAAAGTATGTGGTGGAGGCAGAAGAAGACTACAAAAGGTACAAGCTTACAGAGGATGGTATTTCTCCAAGGGCTATTCCAGGATATGGAAAGGGTGTAGTAGTTGCCAATGGAAATGAGCACGATGAGTATGGAGATATAACTGAGGATGAAGAACTTTCAAGGATAATGCAGGAGAAGAGAGCCATAAGAAAGCTTGAAACCATTAAGAAAAGCGCAAAACTTCCAAAACTTATCGGGGATGAAAACGCCAGATATCTTGTAATAGGCTGGGGATCAACATTCCATGTAATAAGGGAAGCACTTGAGCAGCTTAATATAGATGATATTGCGTTTCTGCACTTCTCATGGGTGTATCCTCTCAGAGAGGATATCAGGGAAATGTTTGATGGAAAAGTGATTATTGACATTGAAGGTAATGTAACGGGTCAGTTTGCCCAGCTCCTGAAGAGAGAGCTCGGTGTTGAGGTTGATTATAAGATCCTTAAGTATGATGGAAGACCCTTTTCTGTTGAAGAAATCTGCGATGCCCTTAAGGGGGTGTTAAAATGA
- a CDS encoding thiamine pyrophosphate-dependent enzyme, with protein MNLDPKIFEPKRPGSQDVAWCPGCGNFGIRNILKRAFVELGLNPWEVVIISGIGQAAKMPHYINVHGYHTLHGRAIPIATAVKASNPELTVIAEGGDGDMYAEGGNHLIHAIRRNPNITVLIHDNQIYGLTKGQASPTTMLGMKTPTQPWGVFEEPFNPIALAVALNASFVARTFMGYFKESVEIIKEAIQHKGLAIVDILHPCVSFNKLNTYTWYREHTYWMKDHDPYDREEAFKRAVEKDLLPLGIFYINERPTFEEMSPAYKRDKTPLWKRVPKVEEIKRILDLKRRF; from the coding sequence ATGAATTTAGACCCAAAAATTTTTGAGCCTAAAAGACCGGGGAGTCAAGATGTTGCGTGGTGTCCCGGGTGTGGAAACTTTGGAATTAGGAATATCCTGAAGAGAGCTTTTGTTGAGCTTGGGCTAAATCCCTGGGAGGTTGTTATCATCAGTGGTATAGGGCAGGCAGCCAAGATGCCTCACTACATCAATGTTCATGGCTACCATACCCTCCATGGAAGGGCAATCCCAATCGCAACTGCAGTTAAGGCATCAAACCCCGAGCTTACGGTCATAGCTGAAGGCGGAGATGGAGATATGTATGCTGAAGGCGGGAACCACTTGATTCATGCAATAAGAAGAAACCCAAACATAACTGTCCTCATACACGACAACCAGATTTATGGTTTGACAAAGGGGCAGGCATCCCCAACTACAATGCTCGGAATGAAAACCCCGACACAGCCCTGGGGTGTTTTTGAAGAACCCTTCAACCCAATTGCCCTCGCTGTGGCGCTCAATGCTTCGTTTGTTGCAAGAACGTTCATGGGGTACTTCAAGGAAAGCGTGGAAATTATAAAGGAGGCAATTCAGCATAAAGGTCTTGCCATAGTTGATATACTCCATCCATGTGTGAGCTTCAATAAATTAAACACCTACACTTGGTACAGAGAGCATACATACTGGATGAAAGATCATGATCCGTATGATAGAGAGGAGGCTTTTAAGCGGGCAGTTGAAAAAGATCTCTTACCTCTGGGCATCTTTTATATAAATGAAAGACCAACGTTTGAGGAAATGTCCCCTGCATATAAAAGGGATAAAACCCCGCTGTGGAAGAGGGTTCCGAAGGTTGAAGAAATAAAAAGAATTTTGGATTTAAAGAGGAGGTTTTGA
- a CDS encoding peroxiredoxin — protein MADSRILHPRPEGRDFRKVKVGDTAPDFSLKDQNGEEFKLSDYRGKKVLLSFHPLAWTSICAQQMKDLERNYRRFEELNVVPVGISVDSVPCKKAWADHLGLRKLRILSDFWPHGKVAKLYGVFRESNGFSERANIIVDEEGKVVFVKVYPIRELPDIEEILKFLEK, from the coding sequence ATGGCAGACTCAAGAATATTACACCCCCGCCCTGAAGGGCGAGACTTTCGGAAGGTAAAAGTTGGTGACACTGCTCCAGATTTTAGTTTAAAGGATCAAAATGGAGAAGAATTTAAGCTATCAGACTATAGGGGAAAGAAAGTTCTGCTTTCCTTTCACCCCCTTGCATGGACGAGCATCTGTGCTCAGCAGATGAAAGACTTAGAGAGAAATTACAGGCGTTTTGAAGAGCTAAATGTGGTCCCAGTAGGAATAAGTGTTGATTCAGTTCCATGTAAGAAAGCATGGGCTGATCACTTGGGACTAAGAAAACTGAGGATTTTATCGGACTTCTGGCCTCATGGGAAAGTTGCTAAGCTTTACGGAGTCTTTAGAGAGAGCAATGGCTTTTCTGAGAGAGCAAATATAATAGTGGACGAAGAGGGGAAGGTAGTGTTCGTCAAGGTATACCCTATCAGGGAGTTGCCTGACATTGAGGAGATATTAAAGTTCCTTGAGAAATGA
- a CDS encoding FprA family A-type flavoprotein has product MPKVWIEKILDKPELYLLRVDDNQIKYFEATWEIPEGITYNAYLLKLENAVVLFDAWKKDYTKEFIEALSKLVDPKEITHIVVHHTEPDHSGALSEVLRLNCYRAQIIGTSFAKRLLEAFYGSKAVENFYTIKDGEEMKIGGKTFRFITVPWLHWPDTMITYIVEEGLMFSCDAGGGYSIPKTIDDSDEEVVQEYLPYVTKYIVTVIGHYHKYIVQNIEKLKKLGIIEKTKMILPGHGLIWRKNPKRIFEHYEAVGAGVPKRGKVLVIYDSMYGFVEKAIEIALDELKKHGYIPVVYRFTDKEAPAVSDILGEVPDSEALIIGASTYEANIHPRVRYVLYEIVDKANYEKPVLILGAYGWAGVAGREIETMIMRSKFDHVDTIEARGNATEEDEERIRESVRKLIQKLGK; this is encoded by the coding sequence ATGCCAAAGGTCTGGATTGAAAAGATTCTTGATAAACCCGAGCTTTATCTGCTTAGAGTTGACGACAACCAAATAAAATACTTTGAAGCAACCTGGGAAATTCCTGAGGGGATAACATACAATGCCTATCTTTTGAAGCTTGAAAATGCTGTTGTGCTGTTTGATGCCTGGAAGAAGGACTATACAAAAGAATTTATTGAGGCGCTTTCAAAACTTGTTGATCCCAAGGAGATAACGCATATAGTAGTTCACCACACTGAGCCTGATCACAGCGGTGCTCTTTCTGAAGTGCTTAGGCTCAATTGCTATAGGGCTCAGATTATAGGAACAAGCTTTGCAAAAAGACTTCTTGAGGCTTTCTATGGGTCAAAAGCTGTTGAGAACTTTTACACAATTAAAGATGGCGAAGAAATGAAAATAGGTGGAAAAACCTTCCGCTTTATCACAGTTCCATGGCTTCATTGGCCCGACACAATGATAACTTACATAGTTGAGGAAGGTTTAATGTTCAGCTGTGATGCTGGCGGTGGGTATTCTATTCCAAAGACCATAGATGACAGTGATGAGGAAGTTGTTCAAGAGTACCTACCTTATGTCACCAAGTACATAGTCACCGTCATAGGTCATTATCACAAGTACATAGTTCAGAATATTGAAAAGCTCAAAAAGCTTGGCATAATCGAAAAAACAAAAATGATTCTGCCAGGTCATGGCTTGATCTGGCGGAAGAATCCAAAGAGGATTTTTGAGCATTATGAAGCAGTTGGAGCTGGAGTTCCAAAGAGAGGCAAAGTACTTGTGATATATGACTCAATGTATGGCTTTGTTGAAAAAGCTATTGAGATAGCCTTAGATGAACTGAAAAAACATGGTTACATCCCAGTTGTATATCGGTTCACTGATAAAGAAGCTCCAGCAGTTAGTGATATCCTTGGTGAGGTTCCAGACAGCGAGGCACTTATAATTGGGGCATCAACATATGAAGCGAACATCCATCCACGGGTTAGGTATGTCCTCTACGAAATAGTTGATAAGGCAAACTATGAGAAACCTGTGTTAATCCTTGGTGCCTACGGCTGGGCTGGAGTTGCTGGAAGGGAAATCGAGACCATGATAATGAGGAGCAAATTTGACCATGTTGACACAATCGAAGCCAGAGGAAACGCCACTGAGGAAGACGAAGAGAGGATAAGGGAGAGCGTCAGGAAGCTCATCCAGAAGCTCGGGAAATGA
- a CDS encoding ferritin-like domain-containing protein: MIPMEEEIVKKLEKLSEREILGYAIASEEDAIQFYLKLSEGRGELIAEFFKDLAKAEQAHKTLLLNLHENLFGSREYTVPEDVPFAESTVNIVTLGNLVEALKTALMNEKTAERVYTLLAKKLPEHRILFDFLAAQERAHYRAIEAHEEYLEGLMRGKPEYVEAPPHVIFNQVEIYYKPRTQP, encoded by the coding sequence ATGATACCGATGGAAGAGGAGATTGTTAAGAAGTTGGAAAAACTGTCTGAAAGGGAAATTTTGGGATACGCGATTGCATCTGAGGAGGACGCAATACAGTTCTACCTTAAGCTTTCCGAAGGAAGAGGGGAGCTAATAGCTGAATTCTTTAAAGATCTCGCAAAGGCTGAGCAAGCACATAAAACACTCCTTCTAAACCTGCATGAGAACCTTTTCGGAAGCAGAGAGTATACAGTTCCGGAAGATGTCCCATTTGCGGAAAGCACAGTCAATATTGTAACTCTGGGAAACCTTGTGGAGGCTCTAAAGACTGCCCTTATGAACGAGAAGACCGCTGAAAGGGTTTATACCCTTTTAGCCAAAAAACTTCCCGAGCATAGGATTCTTTTTGATTTCTTGGCTGCACAGGAGAGGGCTCATTATAGGGCTATTGAAGCTCATGAGGAGTATCTTGAGGGATTAATGAGGGGAAAACCTGAATACGTTGAAGCACCTCCCCATGTGATATTCAATCAAGTTGAGATATACTACAAACCCAGAACCCAGCCATGA
- a CDS encoding NAD(P)/FAD-dependent oxidoreductase encodes MKLLIVGNGIAGVTLAKELSNDFDITIIDRENIPYYSKPMLSHYIAGFVDEKSLFPYSFDWYEKKSIELKLGADAKVIDRARKRVMTSEGELDYDILVLATGARAREPMVEGREHLNVLRTLEDARAIKEILEREGDAVILGGGFIALELAGNLAKAGYDVKLIHRRNTLLGLDEELSRILKKRLEDVGVEFYLNTNLVKADERGILTDRGYVEGKLKVCAFGIIPNREIAVRSGIHAGRGILIDDRFRTSAKDIYAIGDCAEYNGIICGTARASMEHAKVLANLLRGRDDKYDFEFRSSIFKLAGFSVAIIGKIGGYGRWIDENIKLFIDHREKIIGAVVLDDLRSATKLEKLIKSGAEYNDLL; translated from the coding sequence ATGAAACTTTTAATAGTCGGAAACGGCATTGCCGGAGTCACGCTGGCAAAAGAGCTGTCTAATGACTTCGATATTACAATAATCGACAGAGAAAACATACCATATTACAGCAAGCCCATGCTGAGTCATTACATAGCTGGTTTTGTTGATGAAAAGTCGCTCTTTCCCTATTCTTTTGACTGGTATGAAAAGAAGAGCATAGAGCTGAAGCTGGGAGCTGACGCCAAGGTGATAGACAGGGCAAGGAAAAGGGTGATGACCTCAGAGGGAGAACTTGACTATGACATTCTTGTTCTTGCAACGGGAGCAAGGGCAAGGGAGCCCATGGTAGAAGGCAGGGAGCACTTAAATGTATTGAGAACACTTGAAGATGCAAGGGCAATAAAAGAGATCCTTGAGCGAGAAGGAGATGCAGTAATTCTGGGGGGAGGATTTATAGCACTTGAGCTTGCTGGAAATCTTGCGAAAGCAGGTTATGATGTAAAGCTCATTCACAGGAGGAATACCCTCCTTGGTCTCGATGAAGAGCTGAGCAGAATATTGAAAAAAAGGCTTGAAGATGTGGGGGTTGAGTTTTATCTCAACACGAATTTGGTAAAGGCTGACGAGCGTGGAATCCTTACAGATAGAGGATACGTAGAAGGGAAGCTCAAAGTGTGTGCTTTTGGTATAATACCAAATAGAGAAATTGCAGTGAGGAGTGGAATACACGCTGGAAGGGGTATTCTGATAGATGATAGATTCAGAACATCCGCAAAAGACATCTATGCAATAGGGGACTGTGCAGAGTACAACGGCATAATTTGCGGAACTGCCAGAGCTTCCATGGAACATGCAAAGGTTCTGGCAAACCTGCTTCGTGGAAGAGATGACAAGTATGACTTTGAATTTCGTTCCTCAATTTTCAAGCTTGCCGGCTTTTCCGTGGCAATCATTGGTAAGATTGGTGGTTATGGCAGATGGATAGATGAAAACATCAAACTCTTCATTGATCATCGAGAGAAAATCATTGGGGCAGTAGTTCTTGACGACTTAAGATCCGCTACGAAGCTTGAGAAACTCATCAAGAGTGGGGCAGAGTATAATGACCTCCTGTGA
- a CDS encoding rubrerythrin family protein has translation MVVKREMTKKFLSEAYAGESQAHMRYMIFAEVAEKEGFPNIAKLFRAIAFAELVHARNHLKALGGVKDTVENLQVAIDGETFEVEEMYPAYKAVAELQGENEAVRSTTYALEAEKIHAELYRKAKELAKEKKDIEIKKVYICPVCGYTAVDEAPEKCPVCGVPKEKFVVFE, from the coding sequence ATGGTTGTGAAAAGGGAAATGACAAAGAAGTTTTTGAGCGAAGCCTATGCGGGTGAAAGCCAGGCACACATGAGGTACATGATTTTTGCGGAGGTTGCCGAAAAAGAGGGATTCCCAAACATCGCAAAGCTTTTTAGAGCCATTGCATTTGCCGAACTGGTTCATGCAAGGAACCATCTTAAAGCCCTTGGAGGAGTGAAAGACACCGTGGAGAACCTGCAAGTGGCAATAGATGGGGAAACTTTCGAAGTTGAGGAAATGTACCCAGCATACAAAGCTGTCGCGGAATTACAAGGAGAGAACGAAGCTGTTAGGAGCACCACATATGCCTTAGAGGCGGAGAAAATACATGCTGAGCTATACAGAAAAGCCAAGGAGCTTGCAAAAGAGAAGAAAGATATAGAGATTAAGAAGGTTTACATATGCCCTGTCTGTGGTTATACGGCGGTTGATGAAGCCCCGGAGAAGTGTCCTGTCTGCGGTGTTCCAAAAGAGAAGTTTGTTGTCTTCGAATGA
- the rd gene encoding rubredoxin, whose translation MAKWKCLVCGYIYDEEEGDPDAGIAPGTKFEELPDDWVCPLCGAGKDMFEKIE comes from the coding sequence ATGGCAAAGTGGAAGTGTTTAGTCTGTGGATACATATATGATGAAGAGGAAGGAGATCCAGATGCCGGTATAGCCCCGGGAACAAAATTTGAAGAGCTCCCAGATGACTGGGTTTGTCCCCTCTGCGGAGCCGGAAAAGACATGTTTGAGAAAATAGAATGA
- a CDS encoding class II SORL domain-containing protein yields the protein MLSKTIASGDWKGEKHVPVIEYKKDGDLLEIEVSVGKEIPHPNTPEHHIAWIELYFHPEGEKFPVMVGRVAFTNHGDPLTEPKAKFYIRTSKKGKLYALSYCNIHGLWENSVDVE from the coding sequence ATGCTGAGCAAAACTATAGCCTCTGGAGACTGGAAGGGAGAAAAACATGTTCCGGTTATAGAGTACAAGAAGGATGGAGATTTGCTTGAGATTGAGGTTAGCGTTGGAAAGGAAATTCCTCATCCCAATACACCGGAGCACCACATAGCTTGGATTGAGCTCTACTTCCACCCCGAGGGGGAGAAGTTCCCAGTTATGGTTGGTAGAGTAGCCTTTACAAACCATGGGGATCCCCTAACAGAGCCAAAGGCAAAGTTCTACATTAGAACGAGCAAGAAGGGCAAGCTCTATGCTTTGAGCTACTGCAACATTCACGGACTCTGGGAAAACAGTGTTGACGTTGAGTGA
- a CDS encoding iron-sulfur cluster assembly protein, translated as MKIYSPDREYPPEYREVLEELKKIIDPVTGGDILDSGVVAGLEVTKDTLKIWLRFESHAEYNIIGESPIAYSKIIGDIMERFALVKFDNVYVYDLGNKIVGKFENKGRYKPEDLREG; from the coding sequence ATGAAAATTTACAGTCCAGACAGGGAGTATCCTCCAGAATATCGTGAGGTTCTTGAGGAGCTTAAGAAAATCATTGATCCTGTAACTGGTGGAGACATACTTGATTCTGGTGTCGTTGCTGGCTTAGAGGTTACCAAAGATACCTTGAAGATATGGCTCAGGTTTGAAAGCCACGCTGAGTACAACATCATAGGGGAGTCCCCAATAGCGTACTCAAAGATAATCGGTGACATAATGGAGCGTTTTGCACTTGTTAAATTTGATAATGTTTATGTTTACGATCTGGGAAACAAAATAGTAGGGAAATTTGAAAATAAAGGCAGATATAAGCCAGAGGATCTAAGAGAGGGCTAA
- a CDS encoding iron-sulfur cluster assembly protein: MKRKELPEDVKRVVEILKRVRDPETDLNIVDEGLVYGVTIEGKKAQIFLFMARSTPECHFCQMMAINVQRRILRDIINVLKQEGFNKVEVYNEIGLLLEEG, from the coding sequence GTGAAGAGAAAGGAGCTACCCGAGGATGTTAAGCGCGTTGTTGAAATACTAAAGAGAGTCAGGGACCCGGAAACGGATCTAAATATAGTTGATGAGGGTCTTGTTTATGGAGTTACGATTGAAGGCAAAAAAGCCCAGATTTTTCTCTTCATGGCTCGATCAACTCCAGAGTGTCATTTCTGTCAGATGATGGCAATAAACGTGCAGAGAAGAATTCTCAGGGATATAATCAATGTGTTAAAACAGGAAGGCTTTAATAAGGTGGAAGTATACAATGAAATTGGACTGCTGCTTGAGGAGGGGTAA
- a CDS encoding ferritin family protein produces MSLQEFEERYPFEKIKNFSLKELLEMAITSEIGAREFYESLASNIEIKPLKEKISWLAEEERKHEELLRRIHSEMFSGEEIKTPKEHIGPELKPVAKKLQDVKDIIDLIRWAMKAEEMAAQFYEELEKLVEGEEKKKLMRYLSDMEKSHYYALRAEYELLLDWSMYSQMMHIGP; encoded by the coding sequence ATGAGTTTGCAGGAGTTTGAAGAAAGATATCCTTTTGAAAAAATTAAGAACTTTTCTCTTAAGGAGCTGCTGGAGATGGCTATAACTTCTGAAATTGGAGCAAGAGAGTTCTATGAAAGTCTTGCCAGCAATATTGAAATTAAACCCTTAAAGGAGAAAATAAGCTGGCTTGCGGAAGAAGAAAGAAAGCATGAAGAGCTTCTTAGAAGGATACATTCCGAAATGTTTTCTGGAGAGGAGATTAAAACTCCAAAAGAACACATAGGACCTGAGCTGAAGCCAGTTGCAAAGAAACTCCAAGATGTGAAGGATATAATAGATCTCATCAGGTGGGCTATGAAAGCTGAGGAAATGGCGGCTCAATTCTATGAGGAGCTTGAAAAGCTTGTTGAGGGTGAAGAGAAGAAAAAACTGATGAGATATTTAAGTGACATGGAGAAGAGCCATTACTATGCACTAAGAGCTGAATACGAGCTCCTCTTAGACTGGTCCATGTACAGCCAGATGATGCATATTGGTCCATGA
- a CDS encoding ferritin family protein yields MLAEKPYLLGREKPLSKREIAQALRWAIEAELDAISFYEQLAELIEDERIKHIFYDVANEEKEHVGEFLAALLEVDEELVKYMKEGFEEVEEETGIKVEL; encoded by the coding sequence ATGCTCGCTGAAAAGCCCTATCTCCTGGGAAGAGAGAAGCCCCTCTCAAAGAGGGAAATAGCCCAAGCTTTGCGCTGGGCCATCGAGGCTGAGTTAGATGCGATAAGCTTCTACGAACAGCTGGCGGAGCTCATAGAGGACGAGAGGATAAAGCACATCTTCTACGACGTTGCCAACGAGGAGAAGGAGCACGTTGGGGAGTTCCTGGCGGCGCTCCTTGAAGTTGATGAGGAGCTCGTGAAGTACATGAAAGAAGGCTTCGAGGAAGTTGAGGAAGAGACCGGCATAAAGGTCGAACTGTGA
- the dps gene encoding DNA protection during starvation protein, translated as MSEHNRRLVEKAGIDVEKLLDMLLKAAAAEFTTYYYYTVLRNHAAGMEGETIKEIIEDARLEDRNHFEALVPRIYELGGELPRDIVDFSKMAWCRDAYLPEEPTVENILKVLLEAERCAVGVYTEICKYTFGKDPRTYDLALAILHEEIEHEAWFEELLTGKPSGHFRRTKPGESPFVSKFLR; from the coding sequence GTGTCTGAACACAACCGAAGACTTGTTGAAAAAGCTGGAATAGACGTGGAAAAACTTTTGGATATGCTGCTGAAGGCTGCAGCCGCGGAGTTTACGACCTATTACTACTATACCGTCTTGAGGAACCATGCTGCTGGCATGGAAGGCGAGACGATAAAGGAGATAATCGAAGATGCACGCCTTGAGGACAGGAACCACTTTGAAGCTTTAGTCCCGAGGATATACGAGCTTGGCGGTGAGCTCCCGAGGGACATCGTTGACTTCTCCAAGATGGCCTGGTGCCGCGACGCTTACCTCCCCGAGGAGCCGACCGTTGAGAACATCCTTAAGGTCCTCCTTGAGGCAGAGCGCTGTGCCGTTGGAGTGTACACCGAGATATGCAAGTACACCTTTGGGAAAGACCCGAGGACGTACGACCTGGCTCTGGCAATACTCCATGAGGAGATCGAGCACGAGGCATGGTTTGAGGAACTCCTCACCGGCAAGCCGAGCGGCCACTTCAGGAGAACAAAACCCGGGGAGAGCCCCTTCGTCTCGAAGTTCCTGAGGTGA
- a CDS encoding Fur family transcriptional regulator, whose amino-acid sequence MWKKNALKRLKEKGYKLTPQRLKLVEILDRIGSEHPSLKEVLDEIREEFPTVSFSTLYSNVLTLKELGLLELFSLDGETRVELNTEPHINLISGGKVIDFNDPEIIERIREKTGRKVKLVNVILD is encoded by the coding sequence ATGTGGAAGAAAAATGCCCTTAAAAGGCTCAAAGAAAAAGGTTACAAGCTCACACCTCAGAGGCTCAAATTGGTGGAGATACTCGATAGGATCGGGAGCGAACACCCGTCTCTTAAAGAGGTTCTCGATGAAATCAGGGAGGAATTTCCGACCGTGAGCTTCTCAACTCTGTACTCCAACGTCCTTACTTTGAAAGAGCTCGGCCTGCTCGAACTCTTTTCTCTGGATGGAGAGACGAGGGTTGAGCTCAACACTGAACCCCATATCAACCTGATAAGTGGTGGTAAAGTCATTGACTTCAACGACCCCGAGATAATTGAAAGAATAAGGGAGAAAACGGGCAGAAAAGTTAAGCTCGTCAACGTTATCCTTGATTAA
- a CDS encoding ferritin-like domain-containing protein, which translates to MNELQALASALEIEKAELRFYIQMATKAKNEKAKNMFLFLAREEAEHWDIFEENLIRKVAETGEIPAAIREIVEELTPKYEGTLSEIKAVELGMQQEKATWEFYEKAAEEAEDKKVRELFRRLAKIEEAHYELLKAQYDSVMKTGIWMDYQDFSLEVD; encoded by the coding sequence ATTAATGAGTTGCAGGCACTGGCATCTGCACTGGAAATTGAAAAGGCAGAGCTCAGATTTTACATCCAAATGGCAACAAAAGCAAAAAATGAAAAAGCTAAGAACATGTTCCTTTTTCTGGCAAGGGAAGAGGCAGAGCATTGGGACATATTTGAGGAGAATCTGATCCGGAAGGTTGCAGAAACAGGAGAAATACCAGCTGCCATAAGGGAAATTGTAGAAGAGCTGACTCCAAAGTATGAAGGAACATTGAGTGAGATTAAAGCAGTTGAGCTTGGAATGCAACAGGAGAAGGCAACTTGGGAATTTTATGAAAAAGCAGCTGAAGAAGCTGAGGATAAGAAGGTAAGAGAACTTTTCCGCAGATTGGCAAAAATAGAAGAGGCACACTATGAACTGCTCAAAGCTCAATACGACTCGGTGATGAAGACCGGGATCTGGATGGACTACCAGGACTTCAGCCTTGAGGTGGATTAA